A single genomic interval of Pyrus communis chromosome 5, drPyrComm1.1, whole genome shotgun sequence harbors:
- the LOC137733446 gene encoding acyltransferase Pun1-like, whose product MVIFLSKFRRIVTTYRRSLHPIRYGILFSCNIHSLVEITSRKIIKPSSPTPHHNRFLKLSLLDQLIPSTLTATIIWLYKNPNGSNFAAETSETKSERLQESLSKALVHFYPLAGRLKSPALVECNDEGAHFLEARVNCQLSDFLKQPDIKLLTNFIPDNDPKTAQEALGSVLLFIQISVFNCGGIVVAASPSHKLADGTSLHTFMRTWAAINCEDRVLGAQLGPPEFTGGSLLPPRELSLPSINASMEIQSLTTRRLVFDISKIASLKSNNGGVVQTFIPSNINLVLAIILKCSIAASRHFKPESWMRPMVLTQMISLRRSIVPEILENVMGNWFWSHPLLFKENETELHELVSKMMQGLTDFRAKKANRFKGEEGFLVVSESQRERADLYKRNKGLYGFWATSLCKLPLYEIDFGWGKPAWVTSPGVRKNLILLADTKQHDGIEAWVTLDEQEMAIFECDPDLLAFGSVNPSISLG is encoded by the coding sequence ATGGtgatttttctttcaaagtttCGGAGAATAGTAACCACCTACAGAAGAAGTCTCCATCCCATTAGATATGGAATATTATTCAGTTGTAATATCCATTCACTGGTAGAAATCACCTcaagaaaaatcatcaaaccATCATCTCCAACTCCTCATCACAATAGATTTCTTAAGCTCTCTCTTCTGGACCAACTTATTCCTTCTACTTTAACTGCAACTATCATATGGTTATACAAAAACCCCAACGGTTCTAATTTTGCTGCCGAAACTTCAGAGACAAAATCTGAACGGTTGCAAGAGTCTTTATCAAAAGCTTTAGTTCACTTCTATCCACTGGCTGGCCGGCTCAAAAGCCCTGCATTGGTGGAGTGCAACGATGAAGGGGCTCATTTTCTTGAAGCCCGGGTTAACTGCCAGCTTTCAGACTTTCTGAAACAACCTGATATCAAATTACTCACCAACTTTATCCCCGACAATGATCCTAAAACCGCCCAAGAAGCCTTGGGATCTGTACTTTTGTTTATTCAAATCAGCGTTTTCAACTGTGGAGGAATTGTTGTTGCTGCATCACCTTCACACAAGCTTGCAGATGGAACATCACTCCACACATTCATGCGAACATGGGCAGCGATAAATTGCGAAGATAGAGTGCTTGGAGCTCAATTGGGGCCACCGGAGTTTACTGGAGGGTCTTTGTTGCCTCCTAGAGAGTTGTCCTTGCCATCCATCAACGCCAGCATGGAAATCCAAAGTTTAACTACAAGAAGGCTTGTATTCGATATTTCAAAGATAGCCAGCCTCAAGTCTAATAATGGGGGTGTGGTCCAGACCTTCATCCCATCAAACATAAATCTAGTTTTGGCTATCATATTGAAATGTTCTATTGCTGCTTCCCGTCATTTCAAGCCTGAGAGTTGGATGAGACCAATGGTGCTGACCCAGATGATAAGCTTGCGAAGAAGTATTGTCCCGGAGATACTGGAAAATGTCAtggggaattggttttggtCACATCCATTGTTATTCAAAGAAAATGAGACCGAACTACACGAGTTAGTGAGCAAAATGATGCAAGGATTGACAGACTTTCGGGCCAAGAAGGCCAACAGATTTAAAGGCGAGGAGGGATTCTTGGTGGTATCTGAGTCTCAGAGAGAAAGGGCGGATCTTTATAAGAGAAATAAGGGCTTATATGGATTTTGGGCGACGAGTCTGTGCAAACTTCCTCTGTATGAAATCGATTTTGGTTGGGGGAAACCTGCGTGGGTCACCAGCCCAGGTGTCAGAAAGAACCTAATTCTGTTGGCTGACACAAAACAGCACGATGGTATCGAAGCGTGGGTGACCTTGGATGAACAAGAAATGGCCATATTTGAATGTGATCCGGATCTTCTTGCATTTGGTTCCGTGAACCCCAGCATTTCCCTTGGTTAA